A stretch of the Sulfurimonas sp. HSL3-1 genome encodes the following:
- a CDS encoding GGDEF domain-containing protein: MSLFYPEAKERENRFKLALRMGLPVFALAVITTASVMLRYFNTIPNTFIIVAFSMLGIMVYYLFYLIYQGFNERITDPISHAFTREYFSTLMQKELKRKDYTFFLLSVVNLDDINHQYGFANGDKVLYSVANRIAAYLNEQKMYRVPIAHFKGGDFIIALEGTQEEYSSMMELLCVKFQHYSLEEIEIDILGSMTDTNHSRSIEKLVDWLYELQGENAKMLKTDGEEIDPDTVEHLVLEAVNARSFSYAYQAVFEEGKPLLFEQAFKLVTGEGKLVHQKRFMPVINRLGLLRRFDEIQTEAALAEVDSLEPGQMIAVDVSPSSLRNPLFLEHIMMLLSNNDKLRNRLVFVISESNFYHQTPQFNTRLQAFRRAGIYIALDRLGGIHASLRYLQDLDVDFVRYESTLGKSITQPRVRALVEGLQQTVKTLGYRSWIRMIEDEAAYDAAKAVGVDMIQGNYLSPIDTIKEK; this comes from the coding sequence ATGAGTCTATTCTATCCCGAAGCCAAAGAGCGCGAAAACCGCTTCAAACTTGCCCTGCGAATGGGGCTCCCTGTTTTTGCGTTGGCAGTCATCACCACGGCATCGGTAATGCTGCGCTATTTCAATACGATTCCCAACACCTTTATTATCGTTGCCTTCAGCATGCTGGGCATTATGGTCTACTACCTCTTTTACCTGATCTACCAGGGATTCAACGAGCGGATCACGGATCCGATCAGCCATGCCTTTACCCGGGAGTATTTCAGCACGCTGATGCAAAAAGAGCTGAAAAGAAAGGATTACACTTTCTTTCTGCTCAGCGTCGTCAACCTCGACGACATCAACCATCAGTATGGGTTTGCAAACGGGGACAAAGTGCTCTACAGTGTCGCCAACAGGATCGCCGCCTATCTGAACGAGCAGAAGATGTACCGCGTACCGATCGCCCACTTCAAAGGGGGGGACTTTATCATCGCGCTCGAAGGGACGCAGGAGGAGTACAGCTCAATGATGGAGCTGCTCTGCGTGAAATTCCAGCACTACAGCCTTGAGGAGATCGAAATCGACATTCTCGGCTCAATGACAGATACAAACCATTCGCGTTCCATCGAGAAACTGGTCGACTGGCTGTATGAGCTGCAGGGTGAGAATGCGAAAATGCTCAAAACCGACGGGGAGGAGATCGACCCGGACACGGTGGAGCACCTGGTACTTGAAGCGGTCAACGCACGCTCCTTTTCCTATGCGTACCAGGCCGTGTTCGAGGAGGGGAAACCTCTGCTTTTCGAACAGGCCTTCAAGCTGGTCACGGGGGAGGGAAAACTCGTTCACCAGAAGCGCTTTATGCCGGTGATCAACCGTCTGGGACTGCTGCGCCGTTTTGACGAGATTCAGACCGAAGCGGCGCTGGCCGAAGTTGATAGCCTCGAACCGGGGCAGATGATCGCCGTCGATGTCTCCCCATCCTCGCTGCGAAACCCGCTTTTCCTGGAGCACATTATGATGCTGCTTTCCAATAACGACAAACTCCGCAACCGGCTGGTGTTCGTCATCAGCGAAAGCAACTTCTATCACCAGACGCCGCAGTTCAATACGAGGCTGCAGGCCTTCCGCCGGGCGGGGATCTATATCGCGCTTGACCGCCTGGGCGGGATACACGCTTCGCTGCGCTATCTGCAGGATCTCGATGTGGATTTCGTCCGTTACGAAAGCACGCTCGGGAAAAGCATAACGCAACCGCGGGTCCGTGCGCTGGTCGAGGGGCTGCAGCAGACGGTGAAAACGCTGGGGTACCGCAGCTGGATCCGGATGATCGAAGACGAAGCCGCCTATGATGCCGCAAAGGCGGTCGGGGTCGACATGATCCAGGGGAACTACCTCAGCCCCATTGATACCATCAAGGAGAAATAA
- the edd gene encoding phosphogluconate dehydratase: MHPVILEVTERIRTRSLPTRERYLQRIDAAHHAHHANREVLGCSNLAHAMAAESKDEKHKLAGTVTPHIGIVTAYNDMLSAHQPYATYPPLIKRALMDVGATAQVAGGVPAMCDGVTQSQPGMELSLFSRDTIAMATGIALSHNVFDGALYLGICDKIVPGLLIGALTFGHLPAVFVPAGPMPSGISNAEKALVRQEYAQGKVGKDALLRTEAASYHSSGTCTFYGTANSNQMLMEVMGLHIPGSAFVNTNTPLRDALTSAAAQRVAALTQLGETYLPVGRMIDERSFVNAVIGLMATGGSTNHTLHLIAMAKAAGIVLTWDDFDALSAVTPLLCKMYPNGQADVNHFRDAGGMGLVIRELLDAGLLHEEVQTVMGTGLRRYTERPVLEEGALAFHPAPEASLNPDVVSTVEEPFSHEGGLALLEGNLGRSVIKISALKPELMHIEGEARVFDSQEALLSAFKAGELERDFIAVVRFQGPGANGMPELHGLMPPLGVLQDKGYKVAIVTDGRMSGASGKVPSAIHMTPEASHGGLLAKVRDGDRMVLDVHEKRLELLVDAAELAAREPATPSLLHNRHGMGRELFALMRQNVGSAEEGATIFDAVGEERA; the protein is encoded by the coding sequence ATGCATCCCGTTATCCTTGAAGTGACCGAGCGGATCCGCACGCGATCCCTCCCGACCCGCGAACGCTACCTGCAGCGGATCGACGCGGCGCATCATGCGCATCACGCCAACCGCGAAGTGCTGGGGTGCAGCAACCTCGCCCACGCCATGGCCGCGGAGTCGAAGGATGAGAAGCACAAACTGGCAGGGACGGTGACGCCCCATATCGGTATCGTGACCGCCTACAACGACATGCTCTCCGCGCATCAGCCCTATGCTACCTACCCCCCGCTGATCAAGCGCGCGCTCATGGATGTCGGCGCGACGGCGCAGGTGGCCGGCGGGGTGCCGGCGATGTGCGACGGGGTGACCCAGTCGCAGCCCGGGATGGAACTCTCCCTTTTCAGTCGCGATACCATTGCGATGGCGACGGGCATCGCCCTGTCGCACAACGTCTTTGACGGCGCACTCTACCTCGGCATCTGCGACAAGATCGTGCCGGGGTTGCTCATCGGGGCGCTGACCTTCGGGCATCTGCCCGCCGTTTTCGTCCCCGCGGGCCCGATGCCCTCGGGGATCAGCAATGCCGAAAAGGCGCTTGTACGCCAGGAGTACGCCCAGGGCAAGGTCGGCAAGGATGCCCTACTGCGGACCGAGGCCGCTTCATACCATAGCAGCGGGACCTGTACCTTCTACGGCACGGCCAATTCCAACCAGATGCTGATGGAAGTGATGGGGCTGCACATTCCCGGCAGCGCCTTCGTCAATACCAACACGCCGCTGCGCGACGCACTGACATCGGCGGCGGCGCAGCGGGTGGCGGCGCTCACCCAGCTGGGAGAGACCTACCTGCCCGTCGGGCGGATGATCGACGAGCGCAGTTTTGTCAATGCCGTCATCGGCCTGATGGCGACGGGGGGATCGACGAACCACACCCTGCACCTCATCGCCATGGCAAAGGCGGCGGGAATCGTGCTGACCTGGGACGACTTCGACGCCCTCTCCGCCGTGACGCCTCTGCTGTGCAAGATGTACCCCAACGGCCAGGCGGACGTCAACCACTTCCGCGACGCGGGCGGCATGGGGCTCGTCATCCGCGAACTGCTCGATGCGGGGCTGCTGCACGAGGAAGTACAGACTGTCATGGGGACGGGGCTGCGCCGCTATACGGAGCGCCCGGTGCTGGAGGAGGGTGCGCTCGCCTTTCACCCTGCGCCGGAGGCCTCGCTCAACCCCGACGTCGTCTCGACGGTGGAAGAGCCCTTCTCCCACGAAGGGGGACTGGCGCTGCTGGAGGGAAACCTCGGCCGCAGCGTCATCAAGATCTCCGCGCTCAAACCGGAACTGATGCACATCGAGGGCGAAGCGCGGGTCTTCGACTCCCAGGAGGCGCTGCTGAGCGCGTTCAAGGCGGGGGAACTTGAACGCGACTTCATCGCCGTCGTCCGTTTTCAGGGACCGGGGGCCAACGGCATGCCGGAGCTGCACGGCCTGATGCCGCCGCTGGGCGTGCTGCAGGACAAAGGGTACAAGGTCGCCATCGTCACCGACGGCCGGATGTCGGGGGCGTCGGGCAAAGTGCCTTCTGCCATCCACATGACCCCCGAAGCGTCCCACGGCGGCCTGCTGGCCAAGGTGCGCGACGGGGACCGTATGGTGCTCGACGTGCATGAAAAGCGGCTGGAGCTGCTGGTCGATGCGGCGGAACTGGCTGCGCGGGAACCCGCCACGCCGTCGCTTCTGCACAACCGTCACGGCATGGGCCGCGAACTCTTCGCCCTGATGCGCCAAAACGTCGGCAGCGCGGAAGAGGGGGCGACGATCTTCGACGCCGTCGGAGAGGAGCGGGCATGA
- the pgl gene encoding 6-phosphogluconolactonase yields MKSTETVFHIYDSLPTLHKTLAYKVARDLDAAIAAKGSASLLLSGGNTPRPFLVQLAAENVDWSRVTVGLVDERWVDPESGASNENLVRSELLANGAEAATFVGMYRPGETAAEAVVGVEAAYKAFFPFDVVVLGMGSDGHTASLFPGRPELEGLLNGAALCGAAEAPTEPKERMSLSLHAIASAAHCYLHIEGGAKLAVYEAALDGDDVDIMPVRAVLNHPDIALEVFYA; encoded by the coding sequence ATGAAGAGCACTGAGACCGTTTTTCACATCTACGATTCGCTGCCGACCCTGCACAAGACGCTCGCCTACAAGGTGGCGCGGGACCTCGACGCGGCCATTGCCGCGAAAGGGAGCGCCTCGCTGCTGCTCTCGGGCGGCAATACGCCCCGTCCCTTCCTCGTACAGCTCGCCGCCGAGAATGTCGACTGGAGCCGGGTGACGGTGGGGCTTGTGGACGAACGCTGGGTCGACCCGGAATCGGGGGCGAGCAACGAGAACCTGGTCCGAAGCGAACTGCTCGCCAACGGGGCGGAGGCGGCAACCTTCGTCGGCATGTACCGCCCGGGCGAGACGGCGGCGGAAGCGGTGGTAGGGGTCGAGGCCGCTTACAAGGCTTTTTTTCCCTTTGACGTCGTGGTGCTCGGCATGGGGAGCGACGGCCACACCGCGTCGCTTTTTCCGGGCCGTCCCGAGCTGGAGGGTCTGTTGAACGGTGCCGCCCTCTGCGGGGCTGCCGAGGCCCCGACGGAACCGAAAGAACGGATGTCGCTCTCGCTGCACGCCATCGCCTCCGCCGCACACTGCTACCTGCACATCGAGGGCGGGGCGAAACTGGCCGTCTATGAAGCCGCCCTGGACGGCGACGATGTCGATATAATGCCCGTTCGTGCCGTGCTGAACCACCCCGACATCGCACTGGAAGTCTTTTACGCCTAG
- the gyrB gene encoding DNA topoisomerase (ATP-hydrolyzing) subunit B, with protein MEQNYGAGNIKVLKGLEAVRKRPGMYIGDTGHRGLHHLVYEVIDNSIDEAMAGYCDTINVTLTKAGTAVISDNGRGIPTDMHPTENISAATVVLTVLHAGGKFDKDTYKVSGGLHGVGVSVVNALSSNLHMTIYRDGKVHEQDFKQGIPQEALAITGNTRKHGTTIEFAPDPSIFTETVIFEYDYLAKRFKELAYLNPKIKIIFKDERDGKDETYHFEGGITQFVQDLNKKEQVAAPFEYSAKIEDIEVDIALMYNETYDEKVYSFVNNIRTPNGGTHEAGFRAALTRAISVYNSQNGNAKEKDVKISGDDVKEGLIAIISARVPEPQFEGQTKGKLGNTYVRPLVQKLSYEQLAKYFEENPIEAKAIVQKALLAAKGREAAKKARDLTRRKDSMSVGTLPGKLADCQSKDATISELYLVEGDSAGGSAKQGRDRVFQAILPLKGKILNVEKARLDKILKSDEITNMITALGCGIGEEFDEEKLRYHKIIIMTDADVDGSHIQTLLLTFFFRYFPTIVENGYLYLAQPPLYRYKKGKKEIYFKNDRVMNDFLIENGVESLEIEGIGHNDLVSYFKMVDHYNSSLEALERRYSLVSLIRHFIENPDIIGLDSEKMYAEVERFLAERGNNILSKLVSEDEIHLFVQTGEGMEELRINDELFSAPHFNEAQFVFDKMKEWGIAIGGDPLEILEEIKEYARKGSYIQRYKGLGEMNPEQLWETTMTPENRVLLRVTIEDAEAASDAFNLFMGDEVEPRRNYIETHAKDVKHLDV; from the coding sequence ATGGAACAAAATTACGGTGCTGGCAATATTAAAGTCCTCAAAGGACTCGAGGCCGTACGTAAACGTCCGGGGATGTATATCGGTGATACGGGCCATCGCGGTCTGCATCATCTCGTTTACGAAGTCATTGACAACTCCATCGATGAAGCGATGGCCGGCTACTGTGACACGATCAACGTAACGCTTACCAAAGCGGGTACAGCGGTCATCAGCGACAACGGGCGCGGTATTCCGACGGATATGCACCCGACCGAAAACATCTCAGCGGCAACTGTCGTTCTGACCGTTCTGCACGCCGGGGGAAAATTCGACAAGGATACCTACAAGGTCTCGGGCGGTCTGCACGGGGTCGGGGTCTCCGTCGTCAACGCCCTCAGCAGCAATCTGCACATGACAATCTACCGTGACGGCAAAGTCCATGAACAGGATTTCAAGCAGGGGATCCCCCAAGAGGCCCTCGCTATTACGGGCAATACACGCAAACACGGTACGACGATCGAATTCGCCCCGGATCCCTCTATCTTCACCGAAACGGTCATTTTCGAGTACGACTACCTCGCCAAGCGTTTCAAAGAGCTCGCCTACCTCAACCCGAAAATCAAGATCATCTTCAAGGATGAACGTGACGGCAAAGATGAAACCTATCACTTCGAGGGGGGTATCACCCAGTTCGTACAAGACCTCAATAAAAAAGAGCAAGTCGCAGCGCCCTTCGAATACAGTGCCAAAATCGAGGACATCGAAGTCGATATCGCGCTGATGTACAACGAAACCTACGACGAGAAGGTCTACAGCTTCGTTAACAACATCCGCACGCCCAATGGCGGGACGCACGAAGCCGGCTTCCGCGCGGCGCTGACCCGTGCCATCTCCGTCTACAACTCCCAAAACGGCAACGCGAAGGAGAAAGACGTCAAGATCAGCGGAGATGACGTCAAAGAGGGGCTCATCGCCATCATCTCCGCCCGCGTGCCGGAACCGCAGTTCGAAGGGCAGACCAAGGGCAAGCTCGGGAACACCTATGTGCGTCCGCTGGTTCAGAAACTCTCCTATGAGCAGCTGGCGAAGTATTTCGAAGAGAACCCCATCGAGGCCAAGGCGATCGTGCAGAAAGCGCTCCTCGCCGCCAAGGGACGCGAAGCGGCGAAAAAAGCGCGCGACCTGACCCGCCGCAAGGACTCCATGAGCGTTGGCACCCTGCCGGGGAAACTGGCCGACTGCCAGAGTAAAGACGCGACGATCAGCGAACTCTACCTCGTCGAGGGCGACTCCGCGGGCGGTTCGGCCAAGCAGGGGCGCGACCGCGTTTTCCAGGCGATCCTGCCGCTCAAAGGTAAGATCCTCAACGTCGAGAAGGCGCGTCTGGACAAGATCCTCAAATCCGACGAGATCACGAACATGATCACGGCACTGGGCTGCGGGATCGGTGAAGAGTTCGACGAAGAGAAGCTGCGCTACCACAAAATCATCATCATGACCGATGCCGACGTCGACGGTTCGCACATCCAGACCCTGCTGCTGACCTTCTTCTTCCGCTACTTCCCGACCATCGTCGAGAACGGGTATCTTTACCTGGCGCAGCCGCCGCTCTACCGCTACAAGAAGGGCAAGAAAGAGATCTATTTCAAAAACGACCGGGTCATGAACGACTTCCTGATCGAAAACGGCGTCGAGTCTCTTGAGATCGAGGGAATAGGTCATAACGACCTTGTCTCCTATTTCAAGATGGTCGACCACTACAACAGCAGCCTCGAAGCGCTGGAACGCCGCTACTCCCTTGTCAGCCTGATCCGCCACTTTATCGAGAACCCCGATATCATCGGGCTGGATTCGGAGAAAATGTACGCCGAGGTCGAACGTTTCCTCGCCGAACGCGGCAACAACATCCTCTCCAAACTGGTCAGCGAGGATGAAATCCATCTCTTCGTTCAGACGGGAGAGGGGATGGAAGAGCTCCGCATTAACGACGAGCTCTTCAGTGCCCCGCACTTCAACGAGGCGCAATTCGTCTTCGACAAGATGAAAGAGTGGGGCATCGCTATCGGCGGCGATCCGCTCGAGATCCTTGAGGAGATCAAGGAGTATGCGCGTAAAGGCTCTTACATCCAGCGCTACAAAGGGCTTGGTGAAATGAACCCCGAACAGCTGTGGGAGACGACGATGACACCGGAAAACCGCGTGCTGCTTCGCGTCACCATCGAAGATGCCGAAGCGGCGAGCGATGCCTTCAACCTCTTTATGGGCGACGAAGTCGAACCGCGCCGTAACTACATCGAGACCCACGCCAAGGACGTCAAACACCTTGACGTATAA
- a CDS encoding histidine phosphatase family protein, whose protein sequence is MRTLTLMRHAKSSRDDPALGDHERPLNSRGKKAAKTMAQRLHAEHYTPDLILVSSARRTRQTAAALQKVYDGALAVQTEPLLYEASSETYAEVIRKVDDAVDELMIIGHNPTIEWIAETLGGKAVHMPTAAYIRFEIPCSWSAFQFEYYETLAYDYPKSDR, encoded by the coding sequence ATGCGTACGTTGACACTGATGCGGCATGCGAAGTCCTCCCGGGACGACCCGGCCCTCGGTGATCACGAACGCCCACTCAATTCCCGCGGCAAGAAAGCGGCCAAAACCATGGCGCAGCGCCTTCACGCCGAACACTATACCCCCGATCTTATCCTGGTCTCTTCCGCCCGGCGTACCCGGCAGACGGCGGCGGCATTGCAAAAAGTTTATGACGGGGCGTTAGCCGTTCAAACGGAACCGTTACTGTACGAGGCTTCGTCCGAAACCTACGCCGAGGTGATCCGAAAGGTCGATGACGCCGTCGACGAACTGATGATCATCGGACACAACCCGACCATAGAGTGGATAGCCGAAACCTTGGGCGGAAAAGCCGTCCACATGCCGACCGCGGCCTATATCCGATTCGAGATCCCCTGCAGCTGGTCGGCGTTTCAATTCGAATATTATGAAACCCTCGCCTACGATTATCCCAAATCCGACAGATAA
- the pyk gene encoding pyruvate kinase — protein MKKHTKILATVGPACEDVDTLEQMIRAGVNVFRLNFSHGTHDYHEANLKRIYEAAGRCGLIVGVLQDISGPKVRIGLIDGIVTLSPGDRIEFTAEESDGVFIEPGRLRLSLNHPELLAKVKQGEAIYFADGSLRTTVVATGDTVVCEVQNSGQLSSRKGVNFPHTSLGLEVLTAKDREDIAWGVKNGVDFMAISFVQTAKDMEDVRAEVERHNGKAQLIAKIEKFDAVENIDAILEASDGLMVARGDLGIEVPFYKVPTLQKMLIRKANEKSKPVITATQMLLSMTQAERATRAEISDVANAVLDGTDCVMLSEESAVGAYPVKAVETMTETIRETEKIYPYHKFAQFECFDEMDVIDESAVLLSQKIDAEAIIALTASGQSAKKLARYRPENPILAVMHSDRVARLLTLVWGVVPAFLTRTTSVDKMLIEVVQSGLARQVLNRHAMYIVTAGDPIGVPGTTNAIRILRENEMEYFASAALKKRSKKMPEGAATLF, from the coding sequence ATGAAAAAACATACCAAGATTCTGGCGACCGTGGGCCCGGCCTGCGAAGACGTCGACACACTGGAACAGATGATCCGTGCGGGCGTCAATGTCTTCCGTCTCAACTTCAGCCACGGGACCCACGACTACCACGAAGCCAATCTCAAACGCATTTACGAAGCGGCGGGCCGCTGCGGTCTGATCGTTGGCGTCCTGCAGGATATCAGCGGACCGAAGGTGCGTATCGGCCTCATCGACGGCATCGTGACGCTCTCCCCCGGCGACAGGATCGAGTTTACGGCCGAAGAGAGTGACGGCGTCTTTATCGAGCCGGGACGCCTGCGCCTCAGCCTCAACCACCCTGAACTGTTGGCCAAGGTCAAGCAGGGGGAGGCGATTTATTTTGCCGACGGCTCCCTGCGCACCACGGTCGTCGCGACGGGCGATACCGTCGTCTGCGAAGTACAGAACAGCGGCCAACTCAGCTCCCGCAAGGGGGTCAACTTCCCCCACACTTCCCTGGGACTGGAGGTCCTGACGGCGAAGGACCGCGAGGATATCGCCTGGGGGGTGAAGAACGGGGTCGATTTCATGGCAATCTCCTTTGTGCAGACGGCAAAGGACATGGAGGACGTACGGGCCGAGGTCGAGCGCCACAACGGTAAGGCCCAGCTGATCGCGAAGATCGAAAAGTTCGACGCCGTCGAAAACATCGATGCGATCCTCGAAGCCAGCGACGGGCTGATGGTGGCGCGGGGGGACCTGGGAATCGAGGTCCCTTTCTACAAGGTACCGACGCTGCAGAAGATGCTCATCCGTAAAGCCAACGAAAAAAGCAAACCCGTCATTACCGCCACGCAGATGCTCCTCTCCATGACCCAGGCCGAACGGGCGACGCGGGCGGAGATCAGCGACGTTGCCAACGCCGTGCTCGACGGTACCGACTGCGTGATGCTCTCCGAGGAGAGTGCCGTGGGCGCCTACCCGGTTAAAGCGGTCGAAACGATGACGGAGACGATCCGCGAGACGGAGAAGATCTACCCGTACCACAAGTTCGCGCAGTTCGAATGTTTCGACGAGATGGACGTGATCGACGAATCGGCGGTCCTGTTGTCGCAGAAGATCGACGCCGAGGCCATTATCGCGCTGACGGCGTCGGGGCAGTCGGCGAAAAAACTGGCGCGCTACCGCCCCGAGAACCCCATTCTGGCCGTGATGCACAGTGACCGCGTAGCGCGGCTTCTGACCCTGGTCTGGGGAGTCGTCCCGGCGTTTCTGACGCGGACGACGAGCGTGGACAAGATGCTGATCGAGGTGGTGCAGAGCGGACTGGCGCGGCAGGTGCTCAACCGCCACGCCATGTACATCGTCACCGCGGGTGATCCCATCGGCGTGCCCGGTACGACAAACGCCATCCGCATACTGCGCGAAAACGAGATGGAGTATTTCGCGTCGGCGGCGCTCAAAAAGCGCTCCAAGAAGATGCCAGAGGGTGCAGCAACCCTCTTTTAA
- the queF gene encoding preQ(1) synthase, whose amino-acid sequence MKYGEEIIANFDVEKDLEIWPNEHKRDYVIKMTLPEFSCLCPRSGYPDYATIYLEYTPDEWVVELKAIKLYINSFRERHISHENSANEIYGVLERKLKPKWMKITADFNPRGNVHTVIEIDSSRITK is encoded by the coding sequence ATGAAATACGGTGAAGAGATTATCGCAAACTTCGATGTGGAGAAGGATCTCGAGATCTGGCCAAACGAGCACAAACGCGACTATGTTATCAAGATGACCCTGCCGGAGTTCAGCTGCCTCTGCCCGCGCAGCGGCTATCCGGATTATGCGACCATCTACCTGGAATATACACCCGATGAATGGGTCGTCGAACTCAAGGCGATCAAACTCTACATCAACTCTTTCCGCGAGCGTCACATCTCCCATGAAAACAGCGCGAACGAGATCTATGGAGTCCTCGAGCGCAAGCTCAAGCCCAAATGGATGAAAATCACGGCGGACTTCAACCCCCGCGGGAATGTTCACACGGTCATCGAGATCGACAGCAGCCGAATAACAAAATAA
- a CDS encoding YebC/PmpR family DNA-binding transcriptional regulator, whose product MGRAFEYRRAAKEKRWGNMSRIFPKLAKTITMAAKAGGPDPDMNPQLRLAIQTAKAQNMPKDNIEAAIKRASGKDAADIAEVNFEGKGPHGALIFVECATDNNNRSVANVRSYFNKSGGELLKTGSLEFMFDRKAVFEFEKTDAMDLEEMELELIDAGLEELDENEGTVYVNGDYTSFGSLQEALEGMGIEVKKASLQRLPNNPQSFTEEQMEEVEKLIDKLEEDDDVQAVYTNIE is encoded by the coding sequence ATGGGTAGAGCGTTTGAGTACCGCCGCGCGGCGAAAGAGAAGCGCTGGGGCAATATGTCCCGGATTTTTCCGAAACTGGCCAAGACGATCACGATGGCGGCCAAAGCGGGGGGACCGGACCCCGATATGAACCCGCAGCTGCGTCTGGCGATTCAGACCGCCAAAGCGCAGAACATGCCCAAGGACAACATCGAAGCGGCGATTAAACGCGCCAGCGGGAAAGACGCTGCCGACATCGCCGAGGTCAACTTTGAGGGCAAGGGGCCGCACGGCGCGCTGATCTTCGTCGAGTGCGCGACGGACAACAACAACCGCAGCGTCGCCAACGTGCGCAGCTACTTCAACAAAAGCGGGGGCGAACTGCTCAAAACCGGTTCGCTCGAGTTCATGTTCGACCGCAAAGCGGTCTTCGAATTTGAAAAAACGGACGCGATGGACCTTGAAGAGATGGAGCTTGAGCTGATCGATGCCGGCCTTGAAGAGCTGGACGAGAACGAGGGGACCGTCTACGTTAACGGCGACTATACCAGTTTCGGTTCACTCCAGGAAGCCCTGGAGGGGATGGGAATCGAAGTGAAAAAAGCCTCCCTGCAGCGCCTTCCGAACAATCCGCAGAGCTTCACCGAAGAGCAGATGGAAGAGGTCGAGAAACTGATCGATAAACTCGAAGAGGATGACGACGTCCAGGCCGTCTACACAAACATCGAATAA
- the zwf gene encoding glucose-6-phosphate dehydrogenase: protein MSETANVCDIVIFGGHGDLSLRKLIPALYHLCSDGYVAPTSRIIATSRHEVSREEHLALVKEKLQLFLKEGCFEEAHWESFARQLEVVTVDLGVEESYGALAAMLGEQPDRDRVNYLSTAPTFFGPICKALNHWGLITPVSRVVLEKPIGRDLASSQEINDEVALYFEEQAIFRIDHYLGKDTVQNILALRFSNMLFMPLWNGQDIDHIQITAAESVGLEGRHSYYEDYGAFRDMIQNHLMQLLCLVAMEPPCSLEADSIRDEKVKVLRSLRPFASSDVSEKTVRGRYTAGIINAEKVPGYLEEGVPPDSTTETFAAVRAEVDNWRWQGVPFYLRTGKRMSKRYTEIVVQFKEVPYQIFANKGRCISPNRLVIMLQPEESIKLKIMTKIPGLSEQMHLREMALDLNIPENAPRTPEAYERLLLDVIRNNATLFMRRDEVEAAWRWADPILEEWEGGAVGLKSYAAGTDGPTAAIAMIERDGRSWYEEH, encoded by the coding sequence ATGAGTGAAACCGCCAACGTTTGCGATATTGTTATTTTCGGAGGGCACGGGGATCTCTCCCTGCGCAAGCTCATTCCCGCCCTTTACCATCTCTGCAGCGACGGCTACGTGGCCCCGACGAGCCGCATCATCGCCACGAGCCGCCACGAGGTGTCGCGCGAGGAACATCTCGCCCTGGTCAAGGAGAAGCTGCAGCTTTTCCTGAAAGAGGGGTGCTTCGAAGAGGCGCACTGGGAGAGCTTTGCCCGGCAGCTGGAGGTCGTCACCGTCGACCTGGGCGTGGAGGAGAGCTACGGCGCTCTTGCTGCAATGCTCGGGGAACAGCCCGACCGCGACCGCGTCAACTACCTCTCGACGGCGCCCACCTTTTTCGGCCCGATCTGCAAAGCGCTCAACCACTGGGGACTGATCACGCCGGTCAGCCGCGTGGTGCTGGAGAAGCCGATCGGTCGGGACCTGGCTTCCTCCCAGGAGATCAACGACGAGGTTGCCCTCTATTTCGAAGAGCAGGCGATCTTCCGGATCGACCACTACCTGGGAAAGGATACCGTTCAGAACATTCTCGCCCTGCGCTTTTCGAACATGCTGTTCATGCCGCTGTGGAACGGGCAGGACATCGACCATATCCAGATTACGGCGGCCGAGAGCGTCGGCCTGGAAGGGCGTCACAGCTACTACGAGGATTACGGCGCCTTCCGGGACATGATCCAGAACCACCTGATGCAGCTGCTCTGCCTCGTGGCGATGGAGCCGCCCTGTTCGCTCGAAGCCGACAGCATCCGTGACGAGAAGGTGAAGGTGCTGCGTTCGCTGCGCCCCTTCGCCTCCAGCGACGTGAGCGAAAAAACGGTCCGCGGCCGCTACACGGCGGGAATCATCAACGCTGAGAAGGTGCCGGGCTACCTGGAGGAGGGGGTTCCCCCCGATTCGACGACCGAGACCTTTGCGGCAGTGCGCGCCGAGGTGGACAACTGGCGCTGGCAGGGGGTGCCTTTTTACCTGCGGACCGGCAAGCGGATGAGCAAGCGCTACACGGAGATCGTCGTGCAGTTCAAGGAGGTCCCCTACCAGATCTTCGCGAACAAGGGGCGCTGCATCTCTCCCAACCGGCTGGTGATCATGCTGCAGCCCGAGGAGAGCATCAAACTCAAGATCATGACGAAGATCCCGGGACTCTCCGAGCAGATGCACCTGCGGGAGATGGCGCTTGATCTTAACATCCCGGAAAACGCGCCGCGCACCCCGGAAGCGTACGAACGGCTGCTGCTCGATGTCATCCGAAACAACGCGACGCTCTTTATGCGGCGCGATGAGGTCGAAGCGGCGTGGCGATGGGCGGACCCCATTCTCGAAGAGTGGGAAGGGGGCGCGGTCGGCCTCAAGAGCTATGCGGCCGGGACCGACGGACCGACGGCGGCCATCGCCATGATCGAGCGTGACGGCAGGAGCTGGTATGAAGAGCACTGA